The following is a genomic window from Phoenix dactylifera cultivar Barhee BC4 unplaced genomic scaffold, palm_55x_up_171113_PBpolish2nd_filt_p 000772F, whole genome shotgun sequence.
cgcagcccgaccccgagtcgctGCCCccgatccagcactccgaccccaagtcggagatctcttgataacgacaggctgcttcccagaggcacgccgagcctcctgctccacttaCTCCCTGCAACGACTGTATCCGTGCTgttcacgatctcctgtatcagccgtacaataGCGGAcgactccactacgccctgtcatggcgtACCAGCGCTGctcccacgacgccctgtaacggccgtgtcagtggccactccatcgcgcccacgatgacaaacccccctgagagacccccagccaggtatatatgcggctggggggagaagggggggtaagcaagaacttccagaagcattctcctactacctgcaattatctctccttctcctccaatctcctctgacttgatcgtcggagggcccccactaccccagtggtggtgcgaggcttgcttgcaggtttccccggtggaaggtggagcacaatcaacatcaaccaaggcagctcagacggaatcccgttcacaccgctgtgccaatcgttctcggtttggactacCAGCACAACCATGATTCCCAAGTCTTCAGACTTTTTACTTCTggcgttggactaaccaagttcgtgacccagtccaagactgcacaaatcctacgcataagctcgtggcagctatcccacgcgtaagcccgtggaggctatcctacgcataagctcgtagaggctatcccacgcgtaagcccgtggaggctatcctacgcataagctcgtagaggctatcccacgcgtaaacccgtggaggctatcccacgcattagctcgtggcagctatcctacgcataagctcgtagaggctatctcatgacaaggttagtccaacccacattacatgtctagttttacatgttcaatcaCATTTCAATCCCGTcatatattttcataaattctcaaaaatatgttatttcttcccaaatgaatttatctcaatattttcattataaacaCAATGCACGCCTCAAAGGTTTCGTATCAGCTCATaaaacaataacaacataattatgaaaatatgttgatatAAATTTGCCTCATAGATATCGCATCAACTCATaaaacaataacaacataattatgaaataaatccaacgataaatcaaatatatgtatagaagtgctcagatgtaggaattcttacagaaattgtagactgatTCAATCACggatccgaatcacaacctactcactggggtgctgagtcccctgatcaaaatcttctggcaccgctgactcttcccctacaacatcaattatatttcacaaactaaattattcaatatttaaatattctaaaccataatttacatctactatggggtccatcaccaaaTCCCCAagcatctcaatccctccaaatctagggcagtcagggtggcccgactcccacccttgtacTACCAGCCTATATCGTCGCCTGCCGTGGCCGCAGCCATGCCGCGACGATGATCGGTTCCGGTGaagagaccaaaaaaaaaaagaaagatctctctctcttcatggttgggagtcCATCTCCCTCTCTCACATCTCTTTGGTCCAAGGGCAATAGCCATGGTGGttgtgccctctccttccccaacccaacaacaccactggccgaaccatcgccggccgccactgttgcagtcgccggcgatggtggccggacaagggaaagagagaagaagagatctcctcttctatctcttcttcttcttcctcccaagaacATGCATGATTTCCTCCCCCTTCTCCAATCTCGACAGGActtctctcctcccttccccctTCCTTTTTCATCCACGGAAGAACCACTCTTCCCCTCCTCCAAACATCCACCGAAAGCCCTCCTAACAGTGGCTCGGCCCCCACTCGACAGCAACCCCCGTGGCCCACGACCGTCGCCGCCGTCACCACCAGTGGCCTGCTGCCGTCGCTGCCGCCGACGTGAGGAAAAggggaaaggaagaagatggagtcacgaggaagaagacctcggaTCCATCACTTCCCTTCTCCAATAAACCCTAAAAATCCCTCTCTGACCTCCTACAGTCCCGACCGACCCACAATACCATGGATCTCGGCCCATCCCGGCGGCCGACGGCGGCCAAAAATCCGGAGGAGAggagccgaaacaggggtaccctgtttcggatccTTCGGTGATTTCATCGGCCATAACCCCACCAACTTGACCCAAAAATCTAGCAAATGAAATGCAAGGGAAGGAGCCATGCTTACCTTGGTCCGATGGGTGTTCCGGCGACCTTTCTGGCGAGAAATCGGAGGAGGAAATCCGTGAGCAAACACGCACGGGTCCAAGATCTCTTCACCGATTTGTGGGGATCTTCTTGAAGGAGGAAGGCTTTTCCGGCTTTCTCCACGGCCGGCCAGCTCTTGGTCGCCTCTCCCGACGACCGGCCTCCCCTCACGCCGCCGCCTTCCCCCCCTTGCAACCcctcttccacgatcgtgcctagggcacgatcataAAAGGGAGACGGGCCAGGtattttcgggccggcccgttaaccctcctccctttttttttttttttttttgggttttcaCAGGAGATCTCAATTCGAAGTTCAACTTTAGTGGGTTGAAAAGAGAGATTTTTCATACCTATAGGTTGCTCATCGTCCTCGCTAGATAATGGATCTTCATCTTCAAATGCAGAAGATAGTAGATGTACTTACAATTGACATCATAGAGGTGTGGGGCACTATGTGAAATTGGAGAGTAAACTGATCCGCTCCGTGCCTTCATACCTAACCTCATGGAGTCTTCTACTGCGTTATTAGAGCACGACTAGTTCCATGTCCTAGTCTATATAAACTGATCTGCTCCGTGCCTCCTTTAATTTCCTAGAGGAAAGAGATGGCATGCCATATCCTCCTCTTTGCTCTCCTTGCCCTGGCTTCGTCTCATGTGATGGCCTCCGATCCCAGCCAACTTCAAGACTTTTGCGTTGCTGACCTCAAGTCCCCTGGTAATTACTCTTCACTCTTAtcattaattggttaatttcacCGTAATCCTTAGTTGCTTAGCTTCTTCCTTTGGATGCAGTCCTTGTGAATGGTTTTGTTTGCAAGCCACTAATGCACGTGACAGCGGACgacttcttcttctccggccTCGATATGCCCGGCAACACGTTGAACCAGCTTGGGTCCAAGGTGACGCAGGTGAATGTGAACCAAATTGCAGGGCTCAACACCCTCGGCATCTCCTTGGCTCGAATAGACTATGCACCTTATGGTCTCAACCCACCACACACCCATCCCCGGGCCACCGAGATCCTTACAGCGTTAGAAGGCATGCTCTATGTCGGCTTTGTCACATCCAACACCAACAACGGCAACCTTCTCTTCACTAAGATGCTCAAGAAGGGTGATGTCTTTGTGTTTCCCAAAGGTCTAATCCATTTCCAATTCAACTACGGTCCAACGCATGCCGTGGCCGTTGCAGCCCTAAGCAGCCAGAACCCTGGAGTGATCACTATAGCCAATGCAGTCTTTGGATCAAACCCACCCATCTCTGATGCGGTTTTGGCCAAGGCCTTCCAAGTGGGCAAGGATACGATCAAGTATCTCCCGGCTCAGTTCTGGGTGGATAACAACTAGTGAAGAAGGCCACAAACGGCGTAGTGCAAGTGTTAGCACATATGGTTCATGATCATCATGTGAATGTGGTTAAATAAGTATGAGTTTCCTCGATCATTTAGCACACCCGCTGTTTAAGAGGTGTTCATTTGTTGGTGTATGCGTACTGAATTCTATATAATTGAGCTTCATAAGGTTTTGAAATTATGCTTTCTtattatacaatttttttatacaaatgaattgtttcttttgaaatttttctataAATAAATAATCGGGCCCTATCAAAAGTGTAGAGCCCAGACCCATTATCTTGAAAAGACCACCCATCTCTCAAGTCTGCCAATGCATCAATTGTTCTCTCTTGCTCTGTTTGCTCGCTGGCAGGCTTCTTAGGTTTTTGCTCCAACCTTCAATGATGGCTGCTTCCAACAGATCCCAGGGGGGCATTTTTACTTCTGCAATACATCCTCGACAGTTGTCAACTCGGTTGCATCTTAAAGTGATTAATCCTGCGTTAAGTGATAGCTCCAGTGATGGAGGATTGAGCAAGGGAGTTGCTGGGTGCTGCTTTACTTTGACTTCGTTGTCTCTTTTAGTCGACTGTATCTTGATGCCGGACATCTGTAATCAAGAACTAGTATCTATTTTCTGCCTCTTACTGGGAGTGTAGCTAGTTGTTCCTGTGTCACTATATTTGAAAGGAAGCAGGTTGTGTGCTTCTTTCTTAGACTTTCTCCCAATAAAGAATGACATAAATTAATGCAACATAATTTAGGACACCATATGATGTTCCAGTTTGAACTCCAAGATCCAGTTTGATTTATTTACCATTATTTCAAGCTTAAGTTCAAATCGGTGTTTAGAAAGGGATATTTGATCAGCTTGATAATACAAATTAAGATAAAATCAACTCGAGGCTAGCTAAGCTATGTTCAACCACGAATAAAAGCTGAATCCTAATTTCGAGCTTGGCTTAAGTTTTATGGCTTGATTTGGAGCCAAATTAATATTCAATAAATCTACAGAATAAGAAGTATACCAATAAATATATTCGATCCTTATGGACCAAAACCTGATCGAGATGAGTCCATTTTTGACTCGATTAACAATTAATTTTGAGCCTATTTACTAGTTCAAAGTTGATATATTTAGCTTCAAACCAAGCTTGACGCAAGATCTTCTCTAATATAGCCCAAGCCAAATGCTGACGACATGCttagttcatttgaaacccctAATATGAGTACACCTATGTATTattcaatttaaataaaattgtaaaaaTTGACAACTAAAACCCAATTGCATTTTCTCTAAGTAAAGATGCATATGAGAGAtaagaatttctttttaaataacTTCTCAATCATAAAGCTTTAAGGAGATTGAAAAATGACAAGATGCTTCAAGTTTCTTGCTTGAAATGATTTTTGTCAGCGTCTTGCCCCTATTTCCTAGAACAACAAAATTAAGAAAGTGATTGGTAGCAAGACAAAAATATACCTTAACATTGTGAAGTGCAAAGTGGCGAGCCTCCCTTCCTACAATcttgggtcctcacatactctctccatTCATGTCCCGACATCCTCGtcgggctaagggttcaaatccattcaaatttaatcacaagcatCATAATCGGCCCGTGGTCAACTCCAATTGATCTGTGCTGCAATGTCCCTTAGTTCGCATAGGTTATGAGTCGGAtctgctctaatactatttgtaccaacctaggacctcacctaaaaatgctagtcggaagatattatttgagtttcttgatcctgtataagtacccaagatcttttcggcgaataaccgatgtgggactaaacacatgcctatGGGTCCTTATAACTCTCCTTGAAGCAACACAAATTTTGGAACTTTTGGATGGCTACTCTAATTTGGGTTgcttgctatgcatgctagGTATTGGGAGAATTCTGGTGTGTTTTCTTGCCAAGATgtactttttactttcttaGGAAAGGAGGCTTGATCCCAAAAAATCTTATACACCATACTTTTTTCAATTGTAGGAGATACATCGGATACAATAgattttttgttggaaattatttTTGTAGGCAACTTATTACGTATCATCATCTAAATTAACCTTTTATCTAATTTATAGGACCAATAAATTAGAAAAGGTTGTTAGAGAAATGTATTGTCGATGGCTTTTTGTGGGACCATTAACAAATAATTTGATTGGAAAAAatcttttttagattttttgcgATTGGTTCAGGATTAGAAGCAAGTCAATCTAACAAATTCACTTTTGACCTATGCTCCTTTGGAATCCCAAAAGGTTAATAAAAACTAATATACGTAATCTAAAAGAGCTTTtgttaaataaatcataatttGTTCCTTGATTTCACCAAAtacgaaaataaaatataaaactattgAAGGTTGAAAGTTTTATTAGTCCTTTAGAGCCACATCTCGAAATCTTTGTTTGATATAGGGAACAAGTGGATAACTGCAGCACCAAGGTCAACATACCTATTATACATTCAGATTTTTTTAAGTCTGCTCTAACAAGTGACTGCCAATATTATTTCATGAGAATGATTTGTACCATGAGGGCGAAGATAATACTAGTAAGGGTGGATTTTGCAAGTCTAAAATCCTTCCTTCTAAAATATCTATAATCTTATTCATCGAGGGTTGATCTGTTAGCTTTGTTTGAATGCACCACAAACCAACTAGAATCATCCTTCTTACAATCTCTTCTTTCACTTTGGTCATGGCCCtaaaggatttcaaattcccaTCCAAGTTGAGATGGTTATAAGTCTATTATGGAAGGTAGATCTCATTGGTGACGTCTACTTGAACTTGTACATTCCCTCATCTCCCAACCATTTCAAGCACTATCATCCCACAAAAATAAACCGCAGATTTGCTAGATACACCTCCAAAATTCTTCAAAAGACTTTAGAAGCAATGTACCCTACAGTCCATTGATCTTCCCCCATTGATATGATGTACACGGaatattcaaaaattttaataaagttATTCTTGGCTTGTCATGGACGAGAATTAATTAAACGCAAAGAGACCAAAAATTGGAATTAGCACCTTAGATGGTTTTGTGGGAGTATGGTCATGACTAATGAGTATACACATCATTTGGAGGTAAATCACAGTTCATCTTAGATGGTTCACTAGTGAGCTCTATCAATATATAAGATTTGAAGCATTGTCATGGGAGTATGGTTTGTagatcaaagaagaaagaagccaCCAGgattaaaagtgaaaaaaaaatattttgatttttagattaacttgaaaatcattttttttttcctgacatGGTGGTGTACATCGCAAAGATTAACATGAGTTTCTTTGCGCGGGAGATGTGATATTTGTTCAGTTTTAAATCCAGTAAGGAGCGATATGTAGATCAAACAACTTTTTGAGAAAATTGCTGATATGAAGAAAATTATTTACCCTTTGGATTTTTGATGAAATTCCCTCTTGATTCTTAATAGAAAGATATCACAAATCCCATTAAAAGTGCCACTGAATGGTATTTCAAGAGGTTGATATGTAGGCCGACCTGGTTTAATTCTGTGACACAAAAAATCTAATgctttgatttcttttttgatAGGGATTATTCACGCTTTAGTAATATGCAAAATAATACACACCCACACCCACACTTTAGATTCTTTGTCCATGTTAACTTTTTCATCAGAATTTTGGCACAATATTCAgtactttttaatttttgaatcttCGTTTTTAATTAAGATAAACCAGAACTCCGAATTTTTGGCCTTTGTgtcagaaaaaagaaataatttgtgaagtactatatatatatatatatatatatatatatatatatatatatatatatatatatatatatatgggcccAACGTGGCTCCACATCTAGTTTAGAGGGTGTGGTTCTAGGTTCTGCCAGTCTAGTTTGTATGCACCACAAGATCCAATGTGGAAAATAGGTTTCACTAGATTTGTCTGGATGAACTGCAACATTCTTCCACCAACCATTTCAAGAAGCATCATCCCATAGCTATATTCATCAGACATGATGGCTTGTCCAAAGTTCAGCATCCAGTCCTCAGGAGAAATGTACTCTATATATGGTCCCTCGGGCACCCAACCTCGACAAGACCTATTCTTCTAAGAGGGATAAGTTGGCGAGCCCGAAATCGGATATATATTCTAGGGGAGAAGTCTAGGTCTAGTAGTATGTTACGCAGCGTAACGTCGAAATGAAAAGTTCCAAAGTTACAGTCATGGTAGAGATAATCTAAGCCTCGAACATTGCAATCTCCAATAGCTTCTCCTATTTGAGAATGGGTCCTGTCTGTCTCTCggtataaataaatttttcgAGTGAACCATTAATCATGAACTTATAGGTAAGATTTCTGTGGGAACCCAATAAACAAAAGGCTACCAAGCTAACAATGTTGACATGGTAAGGAAATCCAATGCTAATAACCTCATTAAAAAATTACTTGCCGCTGCCTTCAGAATTATTCAAGACCTTCACTGCTAAGCTTTCTCTTTTTATCGCCATCCTAACCGCCTTGTCCTAGTTTATTACTGATGGAAGAGGTCACCTTGGTCCGAAACTCTGAAAAAGAATCGAGCTTTCGATCTTTCCTTGACCCACCTCTTCCCACATAAGACTAAAGATGCCACTGTTCTAGGGGGCAAGAACATAGCAAAAGGCGGCACGCTAGTAGAAAGGTTCCAATAGCACGTCCAGTAGCGGAGTTAATGTATGTTACCTACTGCTAGACATGTATCTCTAAGTATGATGAATTAAGCTCAGTTTGGAACTTTGCTGCTTTATTTACTTGCTTTTAGATTATAACTTTATAGTTAAATTCTGATATGGAAGCCGGAATTAGTAGCTAAATAGACAATTGAGCTAACTAGACTGCCATTATAACATTCAAGCTTAACTAGAATATGGGCTTTTATTCGGCCCCATTAATTTTTCGTTCAACTAAGCGAGGGCCAGGCCCAGAGGCTTCCTACCATTTCGGCTTGGGGGTTTAAGGCCAAAAACCCAAGCCCGGGCctattcttcttatttttggAACACTCAGATTGGTCTTCAATCTTCATCTACACAGAAGAATGTGAAGTTAGCAGGCTGGTCCTCATCTATTCGTCAATATTATACATGGTAGTTTTTCACCTTTGTATGACCCTAGGCTCGGAAAGGATAGCACAAACACTTCTACCTTTAGGGTAACAGGTAAAGTTATGTGGAATAAGTCCCTAGCACATATGGAGCACTGTAACTGAACCCAGATTGATCAAGCCATGGTGTGATCAAACTTGTTTTGAAACTAATTTGGAACTAAAACTCCAAGATCAAGCTTGATTGATTTACCATTATTTCAAGCTGAATTCAAGCTTAAGTTTAAATCGAGCTTTAGAAAGGCATATTTGATCAGCTTGATAATCCTTATTGAGCTAAAATCAACTTGAGATTACATAAAGCTTAGTTCAAACATGAATAAAAGTTGAATCATGATTTCAAGCTTGGTTTAAGTTTTAAGGTTTGGTTAGGAGCTAAATTAATATTCGCTTGatctaaagaataaaaagactACCAATTAAATATATTCGATCCTTATTGAGCTAAGCCTATTTGAGATGGGTCAATGTTTAACTCGACTTCAAACTTATTTTGCGCCTATTTTACTGGTTCAAACTTGATTTGTTTAGCTTTAAATGAAGCTTGTTTCAATATCTTCACTACAGGAGCCTATCCCGAACATCGACATGCTTAGTTCATTTGACAACCTAAGTATAAATACATCTATATCTTATTCAATTTAAATACATTTGTCGAAAGTTGACAATTACCAAAAATCTTGTACACTAGAATTTTCCCAATTATATGTGATACAGTATTCGACAAGCATCTTGTATAGATTTTTTGCCGATGGAAAGTTATATGGTATtgtcaaaaattatttttgcagACGACTTATTACATATCATCATCTAAATTAACCTCTTATCTAATTTATAGGACCAAACAATTAGAAAAAGTTGTTAGAAATTGTTTTGCCAAGGGATTTTTTGTGCACCATCAACAAATTTGACAAGAAAAACTACGGTTTTATTTGTAGTGATCGATTCTAGTTTAGAAGCaagtctcttttttcttttttctttttttttgatgataagggAGATAATAACTACGTGGCCTCTATTAAGGAATCGAAAAAAAGATATAATACATGATGAAGATGTTGTTACACCTAAGAGGGAGGTGCAGCAAAGAAAGGAGATTTACAACTTGAGAAAAACCAAAACAGAGTAAGTTTTACAATTTTTCACCAACTGAAGGAAGATAACCATCTTGACTTGTGAAAGGAATCAGGCAAAGAGATCCAAGGGGTCGAAAATCTGCCCGCACCCCCTAAGGGCTAAAAGTATCATCATTTGATGGTATAGATGACTAAGAATCCAATAACAGAGATGACTGAG
Proteins encoded in this region:
- the LOC120107133 gene encoding putative germin-like protein 2-1, which gives rise to MACHILLFALLALASSHVMASDPSQLQDFCVADLKSPVLVNGFVCKPLMHVTADDFFFSGLDMPGNTLNQLGSKVTQVNVNQIAGLNTLGISLARIDYAPYGLNPPHTHPRATEILTALEGMLYVGFVTSNTNNGNLLFTKMLKKGDVFVFPKGLIHFQFNYGPTHAVAVAALSSQNPGVITIANAVFGSNPPISDAVLAKAFQVGKDTIKYLPAQFWVDNN